GCTCAGCTGCAGCGCCACAGCTGATGCGAAGAAGGATTGGGAGCGCGACTACGATAAGCTATTGGGGCCGCTGCTGGAGGAGAATGTGCCCTGCTACATATTGTACCGGCTAGACGCAAAGATACCGCTGGGCCACAGCTGGCTGCTGATCAGCTGGATCCCGGACACGGCCAGCATCCGGCAGAAGATGGTGTATGCCTCCACCAAGGCCACGCTCAAGACGGAGTTCGGCTCCTCGTACATCACAGAGGAGCTGCGCGCCACCACTTTGGAGGAGACCACGCTGGAGGGCTACCGCAAGCACAAGCGGGACTTTGCTGCTCCCGCACCGCTGACCATGCGCGAAGAAGAGCTCAAGGAGCTGCGCAAGACAGAGGTGCACACCGAAATCAGCACGAACACACGGCACCAGACGCTTGGAGGTATCTCCTGCCCCCTGACGGATGCCACGGTGGCCGCTGTGCAGGATCTGGTGCGTGGCAACTACGACTACTTGCAGTTTCGCATCGATCTGGAGGAGGAGCGCATCCATGTCTCCCATGCGGCCCAGGTAGAGCTCTCCGCTCTGCCCAAGCAGGTGCCCGAGGATCATGCCCGCTACCATCTGTTCCTGTTCCGGCACACTCACGAGGGGGACTACCAGGAGTCGTATGTGTTTGTCTACTCCATGCCCGGATACACGTGCTCAGTGCGCGAGCGCATGATGTACTCCAGCTGCAAGGCGCCGTTCCTCGAGCAGCTGGCGGCCCTGGGAGTCGATGTGGTTAAGAAGGTAGGTGGAAAGGTCTGCCATTCC
This region of Drosophila miranda strain MSH22 chromosome 2, D.miranda_PacBio2.1, whole genome shotgun sequence genomic DNA includes:
- the LOC108155473 gene encoding twinfilin, which produces MSHQTGIRANEQLAKVLGKAKNGKLRVVKVSIENEQLSCSATADAKKDWERDYDKLLGPLLEENVPCYILYRLDAKIPLGHSWLLISWIPDTASIRQKMVYASTKATLKTEFGSSYITEELRATTLEETTLEGYRKHKRDFAAPAPLTMREEELKELRKTEVHTEISTNTRHQTLGGISCPLTDATVAAVQDLVRGNYDYLQFRIDLEEERIHVSHAAQVELSALPKQVPEDHARYHLFLFRHTHEGDYQESYVFVYSMPGYTCSVRERMMYSSCKAPFLEQLAALGVDVVKKLEIDNGNELTEAYLLDELHPKKILHRPAFAKPKGPPNRGAKRLTRPSNED